The following are from one region of the Oncorhynchus nerka isolate Pitt River linkage group LG8, Oner_Uvic_2.0, whole genome shotgun sequence genome:
- the ponzr6 gene encoding plac8 onzin related protein 6 isoform X2, producing the protein MAVQPQPMPVVNIQPGIFRSPADIKTEVWSSSICDCCDDMKICCFGFWCPCCLRCQTSTDFGECFCLPLLDISTSWLPAASLALRSTMRERYRIQGSMCDDCLLVTCCTPCAWCQMARELKFRQRPLLLVNVPSPVQINMHPPQAFSNPSMHLQPMPVGLYPSAPQ; encoded by the exons ATGGCAGTCCAGCCCCAGCCGATGCCTGTAGTGAACATACAGCCAGGCATTTTTCGGTCCCCTGCTGACATAAAGACTGAGGTGTGGAGCAGCAGCATCTGTGACTGTTGTGATGACATGAAGATCT gtTGCTTTGGGTTCTGGTGCCCATGCTGTCTGAGATGTCAGACGAGTACAGACTTTGGGGAGTGTTTCTGTCTCCCCCTGTTGGACATTTCCACCAGCTGGCTCCCAGCTGCTTCTCTGGCTCTCCGGAGCACCATGAGGGAGAGATACCGCATCCAG GGGTCCATGTGCGACGACTGCCTCCTGGTCACCTGCTGCACCCCCTGTGCCTGGTGCCAGATGGCCCGAGAGCTGAAGTTTCGTCAGCGCCCTCTCCTCCTCGTCAATGTCCCATCCCCTGTCCAGATCAACATGCATCCCCCTCAAGCCTTTTCTAACCCCTCTATGCATCTACAGCCTATGCCTGTAGGACTCTACCCCTCCGCGCCACAATAG
- the ponzr6 gene encoding plac8 onzin related protein 6 isoform X1, protein MMAVQPQPMPVVNIQPGIFRSPADIKTEVWSSSICDCCDDMKICCFGFWCPCCLRCQTSTDFGECFCLPLLDISTSWLPAASLALRSTMRERYRIQGSMCDDCLLVTCCTPCAWCQMARELKFRQRPLLLVNVPSPVQINMHPPQAFSNPSMHLQPMPVGLYPSAPQ, encoded by the exons A TGATGGCAGTCCAGCCCCAGCCGATGCCTGTAGTGAACATACAGCCAGGCATTTTTCGGTCCCCTGCTGACATAAAGACTGAGGTGTGGAGCAGCAGCATCTGTGACTGTTGTGATGACATGAAGATCT gtTGCTTTGGGTTCTGGTGCCCATGCTGTCTGAGATGTCAGACGAGTACAGACTTTGGGGAGTGTTTCTGTCTCCCCCTGTTGGACATTTCCACCAGCTGGCTCCCAGCTGCTTCTCTGGCTCTCCGGAGCACCATGAGGGAGAGATACCGCATCCAG GGGTCCATGTGCGACGACTGCCTCCTGGTCACCTGCTGCACCCCCTGTGCCTGGTGCCAGATGGCCCGAGAGCTGAAGTTTCGTCAGCGCCCTCTCCTCCTCGTCAATGTCCCATCCCCTGTCCAGATCAACATGCATCCCCCTCAAGCCTTTTCTAACCCCTCTATGCATCTACAGCCTATGCCTGTAGGACTCTACCCCTCCGCGCCACAATAG